A region of Haliotis asinina isolate JCU_RB_2024 chromosome 9, JCU_Hal_asi_v2, whole genome shotgun sequence DNA encodes the following proteins:
- the LOC137295534 gene encoding microphthalmia-associated transcription factor-like isoform X2, translating into MADSGIEIDLGGLLGVDENSSDGAYYELKSKTVSESPVTDIRNASMSNRTNLRLQLMRQQLIEEEKRETVLSSSFKPSSVPSKTIDMPPVSVNSTEVPPQVLRVETNLQFPTKYHMQQNKKRQIQMFLNQGQVPVTVQSLPAVSSTSAPGDLGFIGSAPAADPDSPMSMGLSSVATSTSEVDNFLSDIISLESVDACLDSDLTLIEPSLTQMSSTMPQSQLLNAYTVDSASAKSSSSCPAAFRKEQAPNFISEDDEKAWYKERQKKDNHNMIERRRRFNINDRIKELGTMLPRSSDPDLRQNKGSILKASVEYIRKLKRDQEKVRQLEDQRRQLEAANRRYMLKVQQLELLMKAHGVSTGYTEDMMSLTTMIPPSAVNFQPKQEMDQSDMFSSTPTNSLIEEEDSPVSGDPMMMSAPVSPSLGMEEDSDFL; encoded by the exons TCCAGTGACAGACATCCGGAATGCGAGCATGTCCAATCGAACCAACCTGCGGCTGCAGCTGATGCGACAGCAGCTGATCGAGGAGGAGAAGCGAGAGACGGTGTTGTCATCTTCATTCAAGCCCTCCAGCGTCCCCTCAAAGACAATCGACATGCCGCCTGTCAGTGTCAACTCAACAGAAGTACCGCCACAAGTCTTAAGG GTGGAGACCAATCTACAGTTCCCCACCAAATACCACATGCAGCAGAACAAGAAGCGACAGATTCAGATGTTCCTGAACCAGGGTCAGGTTCCAGTGACTGTGCAGTCCCTACCTGCTGTGTCCAGCACCTCTGCCCCAGGGGATCTGGGCTTCATAGGGAGTGCCCCAGCAGCAGACCCTGATAGCCCAATGTCCATGGGGCTCAGCAGTGTAGCTACCAGCACATCAGAG gTGGACAACTTCCTGTCTGACATCATTAGCCTGGAGTCTGTGGATGCCTGTCTTGACAGTGACCTTACTCTCattgaaccatctcttactcagaTGTCATCAACA ATGCCTCAATCTCAGCTCCTTAATGCATACACAGTTGACTCAGCTAGTGCCAAATCCTCGTCATCATGCCCAGCAGCGTTCCGGAAAGAACAGGCCCCAAACTTCATCTCTGAAGATGATGAGAAGGCTTGGTATAAGGAGCGCCAGAAGAAAGATAACCACAACATGA TCGAAAGAAGGCGGCGGTTTAACATCAATGACAGGATCAAGGAGCTTGGAACCATGCTCCCTAGATCAAGTGATCC AGACTTGAGACAGAACAAAGGGTCTATCTTGAAGGCCTCTGTGGAATATATTCGCAAGTTGAAGCGGGACCAGGAGAAGGTGCGTCAGCTGGAAGACCAGCGCAGACAGCTGGAGGCAGCCAACAGAAGATACATGCTCAAAGTACag CAACTTGAGCTGTTGATGAAGGCACATGGAGTTTCCACAGGCTACACAGAAGACATGATGTCTCTTACCACAATGATACCTCCCAGTGCTGTCAACTTTCAGCCTAAACAGGAAATGGACCAGTCTGACATGTTTTCATCAACACCTACCAACAGTTTGATTGAGGAAGAAGACTCACCCGTCAGTGGAGACCCGATGATGATGTCAGCACCAGTCAGTCCTTCTCTCGGCATGGAGGAAGATTCAGACTTCTTGTGA
- the LOC137295534 gene encoding microphthalmia-associated transcription factor-like isoform X3 — protein MSNRTNLRLQLMRQQLIEEEKRETVLSSSFKPSSVPSKTIDMPPVSVNSTEVPPQVLRVETNLQFPTKYHMQQNKKRQIQMFLNQGQVPVTVQSLPAVSSTSAPGDLGFIGSAPAADPDSPMSMGLSSVATSTSEVDNFLSDIISLESVDACLDSDLTLIEPSLTQMSSTMPQSQLLNAYTVDSASAKSSSSCPAAFRKEQAPNFISEDDEKAWYKERQKKDNHNMIERRRRFNINDRIKELGTMLPRSSDPDLRQNKGSILKASVEYIRKLKRDQEKVRQLEDQRRQLEAANRRYMLKVQQLELLMKAHGVSTGYTEDMMSLTTMIPPSAVNFQPKQEMDQSDMFSSTPTNSLIEEEDSPVSGDPMMMSAPVSPSLGMEEDSDFL, from the exons ATGTCCAATCGAACCAACCTGCGGCTGCAGCTGATGCGACAGCAGCTGATCGAGGAGGAGAAGCGAGAGACGGTGTTGTCATCTTCATTCAAGCCCTCCAGCGTCCCCTCAAAGACAATCGACATGCCGCCTGTCAGTGTCAACTCAACAGAAGTACCGCCACAAGTCTTAAGG GTGGAGACCAATCTACAGTTCCCCACCAAATACCACATGCAGCAGAACAAGAAGCGACAGATTCAGATGTTCCTGAACCAGGGTCAGGTTCCAGTGACTGTGCAGTCCCTACCTGCTGTGTCCAGCACCTCTGCCCCAGGGGATCTGGGCTTCATAGGGAGTGCCCCAGCAGCAGACCCTGATAGCCCAATGTCCATGGGGCTCAGCAGTGTAGCTACCAGCACATCAGAG gTGGACAACTTCCTGTCTGACATCATTAGCCTGGAGTCTGTGGATGCCTGTCTTGACAGTGACCTTACTCTCattgaaccatctcttactcagaTGTCATCAACA ATGCCTCAATCTCAGCTCCTTAATGCATACACAGTTGACTCAGCTAGTGCCAAATCCTCGTCATCATGCCCAGCAGCGTTCCGGAAAGAACAGGCCCCAAACTTCATCTCTGAAGATGATGAGAAGGCTTGGTATAAGGAGCGCCAGAAGAAAGATAACCACAACATGA TCGAAAGAAGGCGGCGGTTTAACATCAATGACAGGATCAAGGAGCTTGGAACCATGCTCCCTAGATCAAGTGATCC AGACTTGAGACAGAACAAAGGGTCTATCTTGAAGGCCTCTGTGGAATATATTCGCAAGTTGAAGCGGGACCAGGAGAAGGTGCGTCAGCTGGAAGACCAGCGCAGACAGCTGGAGGCAGCCAACAGAAGATACATGCTCAAAGTACag CAACTTGAGCTGTTGATGAAGGCACATGGAGTTTCCACAGGCTACACAGAAGACATGATGTCTCTTACCACAATGATACCTCCCAGTGCTGTCAACTTTCAGCCTAAACAGGAAATGGACCAGTCTGACATGTTTTCATCAACACCTACCAACAGTTTGATTGAGGAAGAAGACTCACCCGTCAGTGGAGACCCGATGATGATGTCAGCACCAGTCAGTCCTTCTCTCGGCATGGAGGAAGATTCAGACTTCTTGTGA